Proteins encoded together in one Coffea arabica cultivar ET-39 chromosome 2c, Coffea Arabica ET-39 HiFi, whole genome shotgun sequence window:
- the LOC113731177 gene encoding uncharacterized protein isoform X2 gives MKNKKRKHMHAHQKEEEEEEHQGPSKSSRVDSSQGTYEKQKTEAEDGKLLFNLEEVSPWRNLQLILLLQNKHIDLPTKLEVACKYVLLRTSIREDGDDSLEILDAVSMSRVVVFVSNWIESVLISSVKKTPDKGSEGHPETVGFCLDYRCWVILKFCLEESLKVNVSLNYSRDFLRVIDCISRDALACFSLELIDSKESALSSEGNELQETVLSCISFIFSSHNGVANANLDLWIMVTDTVLEIVRKVFSNKVADSKAGIFILQFSCYLLEPFAKFLRVHPARKNGFHDFIDRLLEPLMHLLDELRLSTCKDLGWSKNLLKLVEEISSQGLFHAAHIDGFLSLQSTGKYKKSDDGKSKERIFFIKSYHRKLFDKLEKIIACKNSLPLGGVGALFHLFVVCATKQKGVSSVNKVSRQLEDSAGHISERSSGSSNVALQTQNCSGSVSAVTRKSLFDFFVQIMESFLSHITMHLQAEWNVGTPLSDVLCVLISANKLLASFKQENIYTRLEDISEGACMNFLRFIYETIMLLSVKIKHLMSSFGSNVRNQEVLILMAKEIVVAVHLLVEIEYEVVGDDLENLWGIMFTFASSSQSMVDVPDKHLLISEIHILGCALINLYSELRQVNTSVFALCKAARHLESAHKDGEACTSESYCSCSMSLSTLLCSLEFRLSIYNGFKSIPEGQVSGCIRLLTAEISESLKWLNAQLQLGPADDLSKPGCTDGGFSWFDLKAELLGRFLSEIYTLILDSMTVTSGNCNAVGSSIKDLMELMCHSSNSQDLLKPDIMDKFFSLVSGQSSSWGVGLENDSLSCWLLVFFFRLYLSCRSLYRRVISHVPPHTSKKMSETMGDPYAAYSGKDWLDGIVQNAEGYFSWIIQPSANLLTIINNVSRMYFQDTLAGCPPLVYVLNAMTIQRLVDLNRMTKSFEYLLARNDKLIAAEMIDDTGVSYKRGKKWRKCLLSMKQEAAGLTKFMMLCFSSLFKDQLTISYDSGLSKCLSIQNLQKDNAWDLNVGALDQKTLPAAMWLIACQHIDIWCRHASKKDLKQFLTHLINCSLLIGSGGNDKFRSHCINKVGHLRNVTTQQISLELLNDTGLYEQKFFRRHIASTFCQILEASLSSISVDFGEGYLSSQHDWSEIIRALRNPSNIIHVKKSAKNAEICRIEDVAPSSNTEVAVGSLLGWYNTLLAGGHDEFFQLFLSCRRTLKSLLMASCEENMDYNHSSLISLLLEGSSPVLWLLESLLAVVGFQNASSEAVPSQLKDLLFSLMDHTSYMFLTVGKNRLQISLLFSGMDYNGQDNFAVGSQDTDLAEDEPHLDFCRDNDPCKSLALVANVLSECMQNSLACFSQAYASENLGVLPEFQELKKLSPVISCIQGFLWGLASGLGNIDAENCKMRIRLSKCELEPLYKLNIFINTCAEYVSYFLQLFLLEDDSLAQNLAIAQKLDQPELDHLCLENEEVFINKGADGNDVLHAEMSQVSEPFGNRGNNEVHYISDKSVVKGKPIPKNEDVESLLAKVQLFDSRCLRKTFLHELIRGDKSEEAYFLKQLFLAAAAILRLKLELGSTALLQNIMPILLGVSEVLLLEFARDVAPPPFSFVWLNGVIKFMEELGNCFPSSSPILSRKLYGKLIDLHLRSIGKCIVLQGKIATLSSKETGSSMEKPIEWLNFSESSISHELSCLDDFIARLRTSFRVLVQKSSELHLLTAIQAIERAVVGVQDGCLTNYEIHIGSLGCGKVSSVVAAGIDCLDSLIEFVTGRKRLNVVKRHIQSLVACLFNVVLHLQGPSIFQGNVNFDEGYTGPDSGSVILMCIELLRRVTGKHALFQMDASYVGQSLNIPAALFQNLLQLQLSDSYSSTTSKTTDTCSLKITSGRILDGRYSLDLYAACCRLLSSLVKHHGSETQRCAALLEHSVSILLHCLEMVNIDPIVRGGNFAWEVQEGVKCACCLRRVYEEIRQQKDSLGRYCFQFLSCYIWVYCGFGPLKTGIRREIDEALRPGVYALIDACSADQLQHLHTVFGEGPCRSALAILQNDYKLYFQYEGKV, from the exons atgaaaaacaagaaaagaaagcatATGCATGCCcaccaaaaagaagaagaagaagaagaacatcaGGGTCCTTCTAAAAGCTCCAGAGTTGACTCCTCTCAAGGAACATATGAAAAGCAAAAAACAGAGGCAGAAGATGGGAAACTACTGTTTAATTTAGAAGAGGTGTCTCCATGGAGGAATTTACAGTTGATTTTGTTGCTTCAGAATAAACACATTGATCTTCCCAC GAAGCTGGAGGTGGCTTGTAAGTATGTGCTGTTAAGAACATCTATAAGAGAAGATGGTGACGACAGCCTTGAAATTTTGGATGCAGTTAGTATGTCAAGAGTAGTAGTTTTTGTTAGCAACTGGATTGAGTCAGTTTTGATTTCTTCAGTTAAAAAAACTCCAGATAAAGGATCTGAGGGTCACCCAGAAACTGTTGGCTTCTGTTTAGATTACAGATGCTGGGTGATTCTGAAATTCTGTTTGGAGGAGTCTCTAAAAGTTAATGTATCATTGAACTATTCAAGAGACTTTCTACGGGTAATTGATTGCATCTCACGGGATGCATTGGCATGTTTCAGTCTTGAGTTAATAGATTCCAAGGAGTCAGCTTTGAGCAGTGAAGGCAATGAATTGCAAGAAACTGTGCTCAGTTGCATTTCATTCATATTTTCATCCCATAATGGGGTTGCAAATGCAAATTTGGACTTGTGGATTATGGTAACTGATacagtgcttgaaattgtcagaaaaGTTTTCAGTAACAAAGTTGCTGACAGCAAGGCGGGTATCTTCATCCTTCAATTCTCATGCTATCTGCTTGAGCCATTTGCTAAGTTTTTGAGAGTCCATCCAGCTCGTAAGAATGGTTTTCATGATTTTATTGATCGGCTTCTCGAGCCACTGATGCATCTATTGGATGAGTTACGTCTTTCTACATGCAAGGATCTAGGATGGAGTAAAAACCTACTAAAATTAGTTGAAGAAATTTCATCTCAGGGGTTATTTCACGCAGCTCATATTGATGGATTTTTGAGCTTGCAGAGCACAGGCAAgtataaaaaatctgatgacgggaaatcaaaggaaagaatattttttattaaaagttATCATAGAAAACTATTTGACAAGTTGGAGAAGATCATAGCCTGCAAAAATTCATTGCCATTAGGTGGCGTGGGAGCACTATTTCACTTGTTTGTTGTGTGTGCCACAAAGCAAAAAGGAGTTTCAAGTGTCAATAAAGTTTCCAGGCAACTGGAAGATTCTGCTGGTCATATTTCTGAAAGGTCTTCTGGTAGCAGTAATGTGGCTTTACAAACACAGAATTGTTCAGGTTCTGTGAGTGCAGTAACACGGAAGTCTCTTTTTGATTTCTTTGTCCAAATTATGGAATCTTTTCTATCGCATATTACAATGCATCTTCAAGCTGAATGGAATGTAGGAACCCCCTTGTCAGATGTTCTGTGTGTGTTGATATCAGCAAACAAGTTGCTTGCCAGTTTTAAGCAGGAAAATATATACACACGATTGGAGGATATTTCTGAAGGGGCATGCATGAATTTCCTGAGATTCATTTATGAGACCATTATGTTGTTGTCTGTCAAGATTAAACATCTGATGTCATCATTTGGTTCAAATGTTAGAAATCAGGAGGTCCTGATTCTAATGGCAAAGGAGATAGTTGTTGCTGTGCATCTCTTAGTGGAAATTGAATATGAGGTTGTTGGGGATGATCTAGAAAACTTATGGGGGATAATGTTCACATTTGCATCCTCCAGCCAGTCTATGGTTGATGTGCCGGATAAGCACCTATTAATCTCGGAGATACATATTCTTGGATGTGCCCTAATCAATCTTTACAGTGAACTTCGGCAG GTTAATACCTCAGTGTTTGCTCTCTGTAAAGCAGCAAGGCATTTGGAATCAGCTCATAAAGACGGTGAAGCATGCACTTCAGAATCTTATTGTTCTTGCTCAATGTCATTGAGTACATTGCTATGCTCGCTGGAGTTTAGACTTTCCATCTACAACGGTTTCAAGTCCATTCCAGAAGGCCAAGTGAGTGGATGTATTCGACTATTAACTGCAGAAATTTCTGAATCCCTGAAGTGGTTGAATGCTCAACTTCAGCTTGGTCCTGCAGATGATTTATCAAAGCCAGGTTGTACTGATGGTGGTTTCTCATGGTTTGATTTGAAGGCAGAACTTTTGGGAAGATTTTTGTCTGAAATATATACTTTAATTCTAGATTCCATGACTGTCACTTCTGGTAATTGTAATGCTGTTGGTAGTTCCATCAAGGATTTGATGGAACTTATGTGCCACAGCTCAAATAGCCAAGATTTACTTAAGCCAGATATCATGGATAAGTTTTTCTCCCTTGTTTCTGGACAAAGTTCCAGCTGGGGGGTTGGATTAGAAAATGATTCCTTGTCATGCTGGCTCTTAGTGTTCTTTTTCCGTCTATATTTATCCTGCAGAAGCTTATATCGACGAGTGATCAGCCATGTACCACCACATACATCCAAAAAAATGTCAGAAACAATGGGTGACCCTTATGCAGCTTACTCTGGGAAGGATTGGTTGGATGGCATTGTTCAGAATGCTGAAGGCTACTTTTCTTGGATCATCCAACCATCAGCTAATCTTCTTACCATAATAAACAATGTTTCAAGGATGTATTTTCAAGATACTCTGGCTGGTTGCCCGCCTTTAGTCTATGTTTTAAATGCCATGACTATTCAGAGACTTGTTGATTTAAACAGGATGACAAAATCCTTTGAATATTTGCTTGCAAGAAATGATAAGTTAATTGCGGCAGAGATGATTGATGATACTGGAGTATCATATAAGAGAGGTAAAAAGTGGAGGAAGTGTCTCTTGAGTATGAAGCAAGAGGCTGCTGGGCTGACTAAATTCATGATGTTATGTTTCTCGTCATTGTTTAAGGACCAGTTAACTATCTCATATGATAGTGGACTTTCTAAATGCTTATCCATCCAAAATCTTCAGAAAGACAATGCATGGGACCTTAATGTTGGTGCTCTGGACCAAAAGACATTACCAGCTGCAATGTGGTTGATTGCTTGTCAGCATATTGATATCTGGTGCAGACATGCTTCTAAGAAAGACCTTAAGCAATTTCTCACACATTTGATCAACTGTTCCCTTCTTATTGGAAGTGGTGGTAACGACAAATTTAGATCACACTGCATTAACAAGGTTGGCCATCTGAGGAATGTTACCACACAGCAAATCTCGCTTGAACTTCTGAATGACACTGGTCTCTATGAACAAAAA TTTTTTCGCAGGCATATAGCATCGACATTTTGCCAGATCTTGGAAGCATCCTTGTCATCTATTTCTGTTGATTTTGGAGAAGGTTATCTAAGTTCACAACATGATTGGTCGGAAATTATACGCGCTCTTAGAAATCCATCTAACATTATTCATGTCAAGAAGTCTGCGAAGAATGCTGAAATTTGCAGAATAGAAGATGTAGCTCCTTCCAGCAACACTGA GGTTGCGGTTGGCAGCTTGTTAGGTTGGTACAACACCTTACTTGCAGGTGGTCATGATGAGTTTTTCCAACTGTTTCTCTCCTGTCGGAGGACCCTTAAAAGTTTATTGATGGCTTCATGTGAAGAGAATATGGATTACAATCACTCTTCACTTATTAGCTTACTATTAGAGGGTTCATCTCCTGTATTATGGCTTTTGGAGTCATTGCTTGCAGTAGTTGGATTTCAAAATGCTTCTTCAGAAGCTGTTCCTTCTCAACTGAAAGATTTGTTATTTTCATTGATGGATCACACATCATATATGTTTTTGACAGTGGGCAAAAACCGGTTGCAAATTTCATTGCTTTTTTCAGGGATGGATTATAATGGACAAGATAATTTTGCTGTTGGTAGTCAAGACACAGATTTGGCTGAAGATGAACCACATTTAGATTTTTGCAGAGACAATGATCCATGTAAAAGTTTAGCACTTGTAGCCAATGTTTTAAGCGAATGCATGCAGAACTCACTTGCATGTTTTAGCCAAGCCTATGCAAGTGAAAACTTGGGAGTTCTGCCTGAGTTTCAGGAGTTGAAGAAATTGTCACCTGTGATATCTTGCATTCAAGGCTTCCTATGGGGTTTAGCTTCTGGGCTCGGCAACATAGATGCGGAGAATTGTAAAATGAGGATAAGATTGTCCAAATGCGAATTGGAACCTCTGTACAAACTAAATATCTTTATAAATACATGTGCAGAATATGTAAGCTACTTCTTACAGCTATTTCTTCTTGAGGATGATTCATTGGCTCAAAATCTAGCAATTGCTCAAAAACTTGACCAGCCAGAATTGGACCATCTGTGTTTGGAAAATGAAGAGGTGTTCATTAATAAAGGTGCTGATGGTAATGATGTTTTGCATGCGGAAATGTCACAAGTTAGTGAACCTTTTGGTAAcagaggaaataatgaagtaCATTATATTTCTGACAAATCTGTAGTGAAAGGGAAGCCCATTCCAAAAAATGAAGATGTTGAATCTCTTCTAGCCAAGGTTCAATTGTTTGATTCAAGATGTTTAAGGAAGACATTTTTGCATGAACTTATCAGAGGTGACAAATCAGAAGAGGCTTATTTTCTTAAACAGCTATTTCTTGCTGCTGCAGCTATATTGAGACTGAAGTTGGAGCTGGGTTCCACTGCTCTGTTGCAAAATATTATGCCAATTCTACTTGGAGTTTCTGAAGTCTTATTACTGGAATTTGCAAGAGATGTTGCTCCACCTCCATTTTCTTTTGTATGGTTAAATGGGGTTATCAAATttatggaagaattaggtaatTGTTTTCCTTCATCCAGCCCTATATTATCCAGGAAATTGTATGGGAAGCTGATAGACTTGCATTTGAGGTCTATCGGAAAGTGCATTGTTTTACAGGGAAAAATAGCTACTCTTTCTTCAAAAGAGACTGGGTCAAGTATGGAAAAGCCAATTGAGTGGTTGAACTTTTCTGAGTCCTCCATTTCTCACGAATTGAGTTGCTTGGATGACTTTATAGCTAGACTGAGGACATCATTCAGAGTTCTGGTTCAGAAATCATCAGAGTTGCATTTGTTAACAGCAATTCAGGCTATAGAAAGAGCTGTTGTGGGAGTGCAGGACGGCTGCTTGACAAACTATGAAATTCATATTGGCAGTTTGGGTTGTGGGAAGGTATCTTCAGTTGTTGCTGCTGGCATTGATTGTTTGGATTCACTTATTGAATTTGTGACAG GGCGCAAACGTCTGAACGTAGTAAAAAGACACATCCAGAGCTTAGTTGCATGTCTCTTCAACGTAGTCCTACACTTGCAGGGGCCCAGCATTTTCCAAGGAAATGttaactttgatgaaggttACACTGGTCCAGATTCTGGGTCAGTCATCCTTATGTGCATTGAGTTGCTGAGAAGGGTTACTGGAAAGCATGCTCTCTTTCAAATGGATGCCTCCTATGTTGGGCAGTCCTTAAACATACCTGCAGCATTATTCCAAAATCTCCTCCAGCTTCAACTCTCCGATTCTTATTCTTCAACTACTTCAAAGACCACAGATACTTGCTCCCTAAAAATCACAAGTGGCCGTATCTTAGACGGAAGGTATTCCTTGGACCTATATGCTGCATGCTGCCGATTATTGTCCTCCCTTGTTAAGCATCATGGAAG TGAGACTCAGCGATGCGCTGCTCTTCTCGAACACTCAGTCAGTATTCTTCTTCATTGCTTGGAGATGGTGAATATCGATCCAATTGTGAGAGGAGggaattttgcatgggaagtgCAAGAGGGTGTTAAATGTGCCTGCTGTCTGAGAAGAGTATATGAAGAG ATAAGGCAGCAGAAGGATAGCCTTGGTCGCTActgttttcaatttttatccTGTTACATATGGGTCTACTGTGGATTTGGTCCTCTTAAAACCGGCATCAGGAG GGAAATTGATGAAGCTTTGAGACCTGGTGTATATGCTCTAATTGATGCTTGTTCAGCAGATCAGCTTCAGCACCTTCACACGGTATTTGGAG AGGGTCCTTGCAGAAGCGCTCTGGCAATCTTGCAGAATGATTACAAGTTATATTTCCAGTACGAAGGAAAAGTCTGA